One genomic window of Sporosarcina ureae includes the following:
- a CDS encoding EAL and HDOD domain-containing protein: MNDYSIFIGRQPILSRSGEIYAYELLYRNSEENFFPDINPEQATIGLLINTFLSVGIDQVTSGVRSFINFSGELLAQDIFMSLNPDQVVIEILEDVEITPALLHRLRMFKEAGFTLVLDDFILQDQYIVYTQLFELVDIIKVDFIQTSIEEKHHITTFLKRYPSIILLAEKVETEADYQLALKSGYDLFQGYFFAKPDIIKSAEIPSNTLVHLRIIDYFQKDSQSINQLSDLIMQDVSISYKLLRFINSLAFDIPRQISSIKQAIMMIGLNETKKWLQVLMLYDLGQDLQDGRVKALIELSLRRARACELLAKYNRKPNKDEYFLTGMFSLIDAVMKRKWEDILPLLSLSDVIMDTLNGKQTEVSPYMELIESVERFEWKTVERLSRELEIPKKELSDIFLQALHWSHGIEDEIH, translated from the coding sequence ATGAATGATTACTCCATATTTATCGGAAGGCAGCCGATCCTAAGCCGATCTGGTGAGATTTATGCATATGAACTACTGTACCGAAATAGCGAAGAAAACTTCTTTCCAGATATAAATCCTGAACAGGCTACAATCGGTCTATTAATCAATACTTTTCTCTCTGTTGGAATAGATCAGGTAACGAGTGGTGTGCGTTCGTTCATAAACTTTTCAGGAGAACTGCTGGCGCAGGATATATTTATGAGTTTGAATCCCGATCAAGTAGTGATTGAGATTCTAGAAGATGTGGAAATAACGCCTGCTTTGTTGCATCGGCTGCGCATGTTTAAGGAAGCAGGATTCACGCTGGTGCTGGATGATTTTATTTTACAGGACCAATATATAGTATATACCCAGTTATTTGAACTCGTGGACATTATTAAAGTGGATTTCATACAAACGAGTATAGAGGAGAAACATCACATTACCACGTTTTTAAAAAGGTATCCATCGATTATTTTATTGGCAGAAAAAGTTGAGACGGAGGCTGATTATCAGCTTGCATTAAAGAGTGGCTATGACTTGTTTCAAGGCTATTTTTTCGCGAAACCTGACATTATTAAAAGTGCCGAAATTCCATCCAATACATTAGTCCATCTGCGAATTATTGATTATTTCCAAAAGGATTCCCAATCCATCAATCAGCTATCGGATTTAATTATGCAAGATGTATCGATTTCTTATAAATTATTGCGCTTTATAAACTCATTAGCCTTCGATATACCACGTCAAATCAGCTCCATCAAACAAGCGATAATGATGATTGGACTAAATGAAACGAAGAAATGGTTACAAGTCTTAATGCTATATGATTTAGGCCAAGATCTACAAGATGGTCGTGTGAAAGCACTTATTGAATTATCGCTTCGTCGTGCACGAGCATGTGAACTGCTAGCGAAGTATAATAGAAAACCAAATAAAGACGAATATTTTCTCACAGGCATGTTTTCATTGATTGATGCAGTGATGAAGCGTAAATGGGAAGATATTTTGCCGTTACTTTCTTTGTCTGATGTCATTATGGATACGTTAAATGGAAAGCAAACGGAAGTGAGCCCATACATGGAACTAATAGAATCGGTAGAACGTTTTGAATGGAAAACAGTAGAGCGACTTTCACGTGAATTGGAAATCCCTAAAAAAGAGTTAAGCGATATCTTTCTACAAGCCTTGCACTGGTCGCATGGAATAGAGGATGAAATACACTGA
- a CDS encoding spore coat associated protein CotJA: MDYTFRGSYEPYISPWDPCPPVKVKTFSLPPQLFMNFQPPSLPQFSPAEALQHGSLWPALVDGYSKREGIS; the protein is encoded by the coding sequence ATGGATTATACGTTCAGAGGAAGTTATGAACCGTATATATCTCCATGGGATCCGTGTCCACCTGTCAAAGTCAAAACGTTTTCTTTACCGCCTCAGCTTTTCATGAATTTCCAACCTCCTTCACTTCCACAATTTTCACCAGCTGAAGCTCTACAACACGGGTCACTGTGGCCAGCACTAGTCGACGGCTATTCAAAAAGGGAGGGGATCTCCTGA
- a CDS encoding spore coat protein CotJB yields the protein MDATERRDMLKSVQQADFVVVELTLYTNTHPDDEEALTQWRLAIKEAASLRKMYEKRFGPLSLHSVPSEQALDTGWRWNQAPWPWQM from the coding sequence ATGGATGCAACTGAACGAAGAGATATGTTGAAGAGTGTGCAGCAAGCCGATTTTGTGGTAGTCGAACTAACACTCTACACCAACACGCATCCTGACGATGAGGAAGCACTTACGCAATGGCGACTTGCGATTAAAGAAGCAGCAAGTCTGAGAAAAATGTACGAAAAGCGTTTTGGACCGCTTTCCTTACATTCTGTACCGTCAGAACAAGCACTGGATACAGGCTGGCGTTGGAACCAAGCACCTTGGCCGTGGCAAATGTAG
- a CDS encoding manganese catalase family protein translates to MWVYEKKLLYPVEVKECNPKLARYIAEQYGGADGELAAALRYMNQRYTVPDKVIGVLNDIATEEFSHLEMLATMMYKLTKDATPEQLEEAGLGAHYVNHGHALFYENAGGVPFTTTYIQAKGDPIADLYEDIAAEEKARATYQWIIDISDDAWINDSLKFLRERENVHSLRFREAVEVLKEERDRKKIF, encoded by the coding sequence ATGTGGGTCTATGAAAAAAAGTTATTGTATCCGGTAGAAGTCAAAGAGTGTAACCCAAAACTTGCGAGATACATTGCAGAGCAATATGGTGGCGCAGATGGCGAGCTGGCTGCTGCATTACGCTATATGAATCAACGGTATACCGTTCCCGATAAAGTTATCGGTGTACTGAATGACATTGCGACTGAAGAGTTTTCCCATTTGGAAATGCTTGCCACCATGATGTATAAACTAACGAAAGATGCGACACCTGAACAACTTGAAGAAGCCGGGCTTGGTGCACATTACGTCAATCACGGCCATGCGTTGTTTTATGAAAATGCAGGCGGTGTGCCTTTCACGACTACGTATATTCAGGCTAAAGGAGATCCAATAGCTGATCTGTATGAAGATATCGCAGCAGAAGAAAAAGCGCGCGCTACGTATCAATGGATCATCGATATCTCAGATGATGCATGGATTAATGATTCTCTTAAATTTCTAAGAGAGAGAGAAAACGTGCATTCACTGCGTTTTCGAGAAGCTGTCGAAGTCTTGAAAGAAGAACGTGACAGGAAAAAAATCTTTTAA
- a CDS encoding ABC1 kinase family protein, producing the protein MFFLLKRRMKNAQRSQEILNVFLRNGFSHILFRLGLTDRKFTSADEQVDLNLYHVGKKLRTALEQLGPTFVKLGQIASGRRDLVPEEIASELEKLQDHVESFPFEVVREIIEYQLGGTIEELFLEFNEKPLASASIGQVHTARLPSGEHVAVKIQRPNIQQQVNTDLAILHDLAGFLEKNMDWAKAYHIKDLIYEFSHSLREELDYQLESRNAERISQQFAKDPTIEVPFVYDEYTTRVVLTTGLVTGIKVSNVEQLDREGYNRQVIAERIANSMLSQVMENGFFHGDPHPGNIFIAPGNVIHYLDFGMVGQLSKEMTYHFISLLIALQKGNITRIIDVFDTMNILHENTNTDALYRDLQIIQRKYYETSLTDLRLGDVFMEIFSIAYRHRIRLPNEIAILVKVILTLEGVLGKLDPSFSIMKAIEPYGKKMVFKQFDPRYLLENGWHSFIKNAEILSELPNEMKKAVKTIQKGKVELDVGLKQTNIIFRRLDKIANRLSLSIVLLAFSILMVGLIIGSAISGQTALFLKLPLIEVGAVIASLMFIYLLFSIIRSGRI; encoded by the coding sequence GTGTTCTTTTTGTTAAAAAGAAGAATGAAAAATGCACAGCGTTCACAAGAAATCCTAAATGTCTTTTTGAGAAATGGATTCAGTCATATCTTATTCCGGCTTGGACTGACAGATCGAAAGTTTACTTCTGCAGATGAACAAGTAGATTTGAATTTATACCATGTCGGCAAAAAATTAAGAACGGCATTAGAACAACTCGGACCAACTTTCGTTAAGCTTGGACAAATTGCCAGCGGCCGCCGTGATTTAGTACCAGAGGAAATCGCTTCAGAGCTTGAAAAACTTCAAGACCATGTAGAGTCATTTCCATTTGAAGTCGTAAGAGAAATAATCGAGTATCAATTAGGTGGAACGATTGAAGAACTCTTCTTGGAATTCAATGAAAAACCGCTTGCCTCGGCTTCCATAGGCCAGGTGCATACCGCTCGCTTGCCTAGTGGAGAACATGTAGCGGTGAAAATACAGCGACCTAATATTCAACAACAAGTAAATACAGACCTAGCCATCTTGCACGACCTGGCAGGATTTCTCGAAAAGAATATGGACTGGGCGAAAGCATATCATATTAAGGATTTAATCTATGAGTTCTCTCATTCTCTACGGGAAGAACTGGACTATCAACTGGAAAGCCGTAACGCAGAAAGAATCTCACAACAATTTGCGAAAGACCCCACTATTGAAGTTCCATTTGTTTACGATGAATACACTACGCGTGTTGTCTTAACAACAGGACTAGTCACCGGCATTAAAGTGAGCAACGTCGAACAACTGGACCGCGAAGGATATAATCGCCAAGTTATTGCAGAAAGAATTGCGAATTCTATGCTTTCCCAGGTAATGGAGAATGGATTTTTCCACGGTGATCCTCATCCCGGTAATATCTTTATTGCCCCTGGAAACGTTATCCATTATTTAGATTTTGGTATGGTCGGTCAACTAAGTAAGGAAATGACTTACCATTTCATTTCATTACTTATTGCATTGCAAAAAGGAAATATTACTAGAATAATTGATGTCTTTGATACTATGAATATTTTGCATGAAAATACTAATACGGATGCATTATATCGTGACTTGCAGATTATTCAGCGAAAGTATTATGAAACGTCACTTACAGATTTAAGGCTAGGCGATGTATTTATGGAAATTTTCTCCATTGCCTATCGACACCGCATACGTTTACCGAATGAAATCGCTATTCTAGTAAAAGTGATTCTTACACTTGAAGGTGTACTAGGAAAGCTGGATCCGTCATTCAGTATTATGAAAGCTATTGAGCCGTACGGTAAAAAGATGGTATTCAAACAATTTGACCCACGCTACTTACTAGAAAATGGTTGGCACTCTTTTATCAAGAATGCGGAAATTTTGTCTGAATTGCCTAACGAGATGAAAAAAGCCGTCAAAACTATACAAAAAGGTAAAGTGGAATTGGATGTAGGCTTAAAGCAAACAAATATCATTTTTCGCCGACTCGACAAAATTGCCAACCGTCTTTCATTAAGTATTGTGTTGTTGGCATTCAGTATTCTTATGGTCGGTCTGATTATCGGTTCTGCCATTTCTGGTCAAACCGCGCTCTTCTTAAAATTACCTCTTATTGAAGTCGGCGCGGTCATTGCATCGTTAATGTTTATTTATCTGCTATTTTCTATCATACGTTCCGGAAGAATATAG
- a CDS encoding catalase, producing MGGFYVKKDHQLNEESKNKQLETFRAYDNEHSMTTNQGLKISEDEHSLKVGTRGPTLMEDFHFREKMTHFDHERIPERVVHARGFAAHGEFEVYESMKKYTKAGFLQEPGIKTPVFTRFSTVAGSKGSAETVRDARGFAVKFYTQEGNYDLVGNNIPVFFIQDAIKFPDLVHAVKPEPHNEMPQAASAHDTFWDFVANNQESAHMVMWQMSDRAIPRSFRMMEGFGVHTYRLINDQGEAHFVKFHWKPKLGAHSLVWDEAQKINGKDPDFHRRDLWESIENGNFVEFELGIQLLEEKDEFKFDFDILDPTKLWPEEDIPVKIIGKMTLNRNVDNVFAEMEQVAFHPGNVVPGIDFSNDPLLQGRLFSYTDTQLIRLGGPNFHELPINRPVCPFHNNQRDGYGRQTINVGQTHYHNNSLSNNKPDTTPEENGGYVHYQEKVEGRKVQARSDSFKDHYSQARLFWNSMSNAEKEHIIAAFSFEIGKVNDMNVRKQAVDMFANVDINMATQVADAVGVDAPTDVTQSTESKSSPALSQENTAKVPDTRSVAVLITDQFDDEALEPFLKASLDAGMTIDIVSEKFGKLTGKNGATVDVDETLLTVHSVLYDALYVVGGQAKQQQKFEADVADFVNEAYMHFKPIGSASAAKELMEKTKVKPGPGILTDLKVSGEGEQWVEAVAHHRFWDRNIYA from the coding sequence ATGGGAGGATTTTATGTGAAGAAAGATCATCAACTAAACGAAGAAAGTAAAAACAAACAATTGGAAACGTTCCGTGCCTATGACAACGAACATTCTATGACAACAAATCAAGGTTTGAAAATTTCAGAAGATGAACATTCACTAAAAGTAGGGACACGTGGTCCAACGTTGATGGAGGATTTCCATTTCCGAGAGAAAATGACGCACTTTGATCACGAACGGATCCCAGAGCGGGTAGTTCACGCACGAGGCTTTGCGGCGCATGGCGAATTCGAAGTATATGAGTCTATGAAGAAATATACGAAAGCAGGATTTTTACAAGAACCCGGTATCAAAACTCCTGTATTCACCAGATTTTCTACTGTAGCGGGAAGTAAAGGGTCTGCTGAAACTGTGCGTGACGCACGAGGTTTTGCTGTGAAGTTTTATACGCAAGAAGGAAACTATGATCTAGTCGGAAATAATATACCGGTATTCTTTATTCAAGATGCTATTAAATTTCCTGACTTAGTTCACGCTGTGAAGCCTGAGCCACATAATGAAATGCCGCAGGCCGCATCTGCACATGATACATTCTGGGATTTCGTTGCGAACAATCAGGAATCTGCACATATGGTCATGTGGCAAATGTCCGACCGTGCGATTCCACGAAGTTTCCGTATGATGGAAGGTTTTGGTGTACACACCTATCGATTGATAAATGACCAAGGTGAAGCGCATTTTGTAAAATTCCACTGGAAACCAAAGCTCGGTGCCCACTCATTAGTTTGGGATGAAGCGCAGAAGATCAACGGAAAAGACCCTGACTTCCACCGCCGGGACTTATGGGAATCGATTGAAAATGGAAACTTCGTAGAATTTGAACTAGGCATACAGTTACTAGAAGAAAAAGATGAATTCAAATTTGATTTTGATATTCTAGATCCTACCAAGCTATGGCCTGAAGAAGATATTCCAGTAAAAATTATTGGGAAGATGACATTAAACCGCAATGTAGACAATGTATTTGCGGAAATGGAACAAGTTGCATTCCACCCAGGTAACGTCGTACCGGGAATTGATTTCTCCAACGATCCATTGCTACAAGGTAGATTGTTCTCTTATACAGACACACAGTTAATCCGTCTAGGCGGACCTAACTTCCATGAGTTACCTATCAACCGACCAGTCTGTCCGTTCCACAATAACCAGCGTGACGGATATGGCAGACAGACAATCAACGTGGGACAAACTCACTATCATAATAATTCTTTATCCAACAATAAACCGGATACGACTCCCGAGGAAAATGGCGGATACGTACATTATCAAGAGAAGGTGGAAGGCCGTAAAGTACAAGCTCGAAGTGATTCATTTAAGGACCACTATTCACAAGCGCGACTATTTTGGAACAGTATGTCTAACGCAGAAAAAGAGCATATTATCGCAGCATTCAGCTTTGAAATTGGAAAAGTGAATGATATGAATGTGAGAAAACAAGCGGTAGATATGTTTGCTAATGTTGATATCAATATGGCCACTCAAGTTGCAGATGCAGTGGGTGTCGATGCACCAACAGATGTGACGCAGTCCACTGAATCCAAGTCATCCCCAGCCCTTAGTCAGGAAAACACGGCGAAGGTACCCGATACTCGTTCAGTGGCGGTATTGATCACGGACCAGTTTGACGATGAAGCACTTGAGCCATTTTTAAAGGCCTCATTGGATGCAGGTATGACAATCGATATTGTGAGCGAGAAGTTCGGTAAGCTAACTGGCAAAAATGGAGCTACAGTTGATGTAGATGAAACGTTGTTGACAGTTCACTCCGTCTTATATGACGCGTTATATGTCGTTGGCGGACAGGCGAAGCAACAACAGAAATTCGAGGCGGATGTCGCTGATTTCGTTAATGAAGCGTATATGCACTTCAAACCGATCGGCTCTGCTTCAGCAGCTAAAGAGTTAATGGAGAAGACGAAAGTAAAACCAGGTCCTGGCATTCTGACAGACTTGAAAGTTTCAGGTGAAGGCGAGCAATGGGTAGAGGCTGTTGCACACCACCGCTTCTGGGATCGTAATATTTACGCATAA
- a CDS encoding LysR family transcriptional regulator, whose amino-acid sequence MSINLEWYKVFRTVVHNESFSKAARSLFMTQPAVSQIISQLEGALDTRLFNRTSKGVTLTDEGSLLYEYVNSALNLIVAGNEKLLELKNLSSGELKIGVGDTISRYYLLPYLEAFHTSFPGIRFKIINGTTLELIAALKSGEVDIAICNFPIEDDSLEKRACFDVQDTFVYGERFKKLFLKPVPLHELSRLPLILLESKSNSRQYVEDFLLREGVKIHPEFELGSHELLLEFAQINLGIACVVKEFSEEYLERGMLQEVEFLKPIPKRSIGVCYLKEVSLSPAASKFIGILEKN is encoded by the coding sequence ATGTCAATCAACTTAGAGTGGTATAAAGTCTTCCGTACAGTTGTGCATAATGAAAGCTTCTCGAAAGCCGCCCGAAGTTTATTTATGACACAACCTGCTGTCAGTCAAATTATATCGCAACTAGAAGGTGCATTGGATACACGTCTATTCAACCGTACATCCAAAGGAGTGACATTGACCGACGAAGGCTCCTTGCTATACGAGTATGTCAATTCAGCACTAAATTTAATCGTGGCAGGCAATGAAAAGTTGCTGGAGTTGAAGAATCTGTCATCTGGTGAATTAAAAATAGGGGTAGGGGATACGATATCTCGTTATTATCTGCTACCTTATCTGGAAGCTTTTCATACGAGTTTTCCGGGTATCCGATTCAAAATTATTAATGGTACTACGTTAGAGCTAATCGCCGCGTTGAAATCAGGCGAAGTGGATATAGCAATTTGCAACTTTCCAATTGAAGACGATTCGTTGGAGAAGCGCGCTTGTTTCGATGTGCAAGATACCTTCGTTTATGGCGAACGGTTTAAGAAGTTGTTCTTGAAGCCTGTGCCTTTGCACGAGCTTTCGAGATTGCCGTTAATATTACTGGAGTCGAAATCCAATTCGCGTCAGTATGTAGAGGATTTTCTGTTGAGAGAGGGTGTAAAAATTCACCCTGAATTTGAACTGGGTTCGCATGAGCTATTGCTGGAATTTGCCCAAATCAATTTGGGCATTGCGTGTGTAGTGAAAGAGTTCTCGGAAGAATACTTGGAACGTGGCATGCTTCAGGAAGTAGAATTTCTGAAGCCCATACCTAAGCGGAGCATCGGTGTATGCTACTTAAAGGAAGTATCGTTATCACCAGCTGCTTCAAAGTTTATTGGCATATTGGAGAAGAATTAA
- a CDS encoding coenzyme F420-0:L-glutamate ligase, which produces MGRVVGTVVRGLRCPIINEGDNIDQIVVDSVLEASKKENITFQDKDIVSITESIVARAQGNYATIDHIAKDIEAKFGDDTIGVIFPILSRNRFGNCLRGVAKGAKKIILMLSYPSDEVGNHLVELDRLDEKGVNPWTDVLTEAEFREHFGDNKHPFTGVDYIEYYKSLMDEFGVEHEVIFSNNARTILDYTKTVLTCDIHTRFRTKRILEANGAEKIYGLDDILATSVDGSGYNEEFGLLGANKAQEDSIKLFPHSCQPIVDNIQNMLKKETGKHIEVMIYGDGAFKDPVGKIWELADPVVSPAYTDGLDGIPNEVKLKYLADNDFSELRGDELKKAVSDFIENKDTNLMGSMASQGTTPRKLTDLIGSLSDLTSGSGDKGTPIVFIQGYFDNFTN; this is translated from the coding sequence TTGGGAAGAGTTGTAGGAACGGTTGTTAGAGGATTACGTTGTCCGATTATTAATGAAGGTGACAATATTGATCAGATCGTAGTGGATAGTGTATTAGAAGCTTCTAAAAAAGAAAATATCACGTTTCAAGATAAAGATATTGTATCTATCACGGAGTCAATTGTAGCGCGTGCGCAAGGAAACTATGCAACAATCGATCATATCGCAAAAGATATCGAAGCAAAATTCGGCGATGATACTATTGGTGTCATTTTCCCTATTCTAAGTCGGAACCGTTTTGGAAACTGCTTACGCGGTGTTGCAAAAGGTGCAAAGAAAATCATTTTAATGCTTAGCTATCCTTCCGATGAAGTCGGAAACCACTTAGTTGAGCTTGATCGTCTAGATGAAAAGGGAGTTAACCCTTGGACTGATGTATTGACTGAAGCTGAGTTCCGCGAACATTTTGGCGATAACAAACACCCATTTACGGGCGTTGACTATATTGAATACTATAAATCATTGATGGACGAGTTCGGTGTAGAACATGAAGTCATCTTCTCCAATAACGCGAGAACGATTTTAGATTATACGAAAACTGTATTGACTTGCGATATCCATACACGTTTCAGAACAAAGCGTATTTTGGAAGCAAACGGCGCCGAGAAGATTTACGGTTTGGATGATATCTTGGCAACTTCTGTCGACGGCAGTGGCTACAATGAAGAGTTCGGCTTACTTGGCGCAAACAAAGCTCAAGAGGACAGTATCAAATTGTTCCCTCATAGCTGTCAGCCGATAGTGGATAACATTCAGAACATGTTAAAAAAAGAAACAGGCAAGCATATTGAAGTGATGATTTACGGAGATGGCGCATTCAAAGACCCAGTAGGTAAGATTTGGGAACTTGCTGATCCAGTCGTATCCCCTGCTTATACAGATGGGCTTGACGGTATTCCCAATGAAGTGAAACTAAAATACTTAGCTGATAATGATTTCTCTGAGTTACGCGGAGATGAATTAAAGAAAGCCGTGTCCGATTTCATCGAGAACAAAGACACTAATCTAATGGGATCAATGGCTTCACAAGGAACAACTCCTCGTAAGCTAACAGATTTAATCGGATCGTTATCCGACTTGACTTCAGGTAGTGGAGACAAAGGCACACCTATTGTCTTTATTCAAGGATACTTCGATAACTTCACAAACTAA
- a CDS encoding alpha/beta fold hydrolase: MTIDIKRRNAVHITGSGEQTIVFAHGFGCDQTVWNQVIAAFEKQYRIVTFDYVGSGKSDKTAYSVERYASLHGYAQDVIEVCDALELKDIIYVGHSVSGMIGVLASIQRPDLMEKLIMIGPSPHYLNEPDYYGGFEREDIDELLDMMEMNYKEFTKYLAPISMKNEDRPHLSEEFESMLCTNDPGIARHFAEATFMSDVREELYKVSTRTLILQPTEDSIVPVEVGHYIHERLPDSELVIMKAKGHNPHISHPNETIEEIKRFLEEDRSV, encoded by the coding sequence ATGACAATAGATATTAAAAGAAGAAACGCTGTACATATAACAGGTTCCGGCGAACAAACGATAGTCTTTGCACACGGTTTTGGCTGTGATCAAACGGTATGGAATCAGGTCATTGCTGCATTTGAAAAACAGTATCGGATTGTGACGTTTGATTACGTCGGCTCTGGTAAAAGCGATAAGACAGCTTACTCAGTAGAGCGCTATGCATCATTACACGGCTACGCACAAGACGTAATCGAAGTATGTGACGCACTAGAACTAAAAGATATTATCTATGTGGGTCACTCAGTAAGCGGAATGATTGGTGTGCTCGCTTCTATTCAAAGACCTGACTTGATGGAAAAGCTGATCATGATCGGCCCTTCCCCCCATTACTTGAATGAACCTGACTACTATGGCGGATTTGAACGTGAAGATATTGATGAATTGCTCGATATGATGGAGATGAACTATAAAGAGTTCACCAAATATTTAGCACCCATTTCGATGAAAAATGAAGATCGACCACATCTCTCCGAAGAGTTCGAGTCTATGCTATGTACGAATGATCCTGGTATCGCACGTCACTTTGCAGAAGCAACATTCATGTCAGATGTTCGTGAGGAACTATATAAGGTTTCCACAAGAACGCTTATTTTACAGCCGACCGAAGACTCTATTGTACCGGTTGAAGTAGGACACTATATTCATGAGCGCCTTCCGGACAGTGAACTAGTCATCATGAAAGCAAAAGGACATAACCCACATATTAGTCACCCTAATGAAACAATTGAAGAGATTAAACGTTTTCTCGAAGAGGATAGGAGCGTATAA
- a CDS encoding GGDEF domain-containing protein, with translation MDERLDLLPCGYFVLTNDWEFVEMNKTMRDILCLDNMPRHMHDVLTVPSKVYFQTYFVPSISVHHEIREMYLNFKVDKCPLPVLMNVTKRNGLYEGIVVQIKVRDEYENQLLKSKREAEKIQQQTDEAYNKLLGLLEEVESKQQQLLELNGELQELATRDELTGLYNRRVFRRSLDAAIERAELYTIRSFSLLLFDIDHFKTVNDTYGHQVGDDVLRELARKLEHKVYFPDIVARIGGEEFAILFDDPDHQKNCERAEELRGYIENSELSSISITVSMGITSFQKGDQSKYIYGRADDAQYTSKRNGRNRLTLI, from the coding sequence ATGGACGAGCGGTTAGACTTATTGCCTTGCGGATATTTCGTCTTAACAAATGATTGGGAGTTTGTTGAAATGAATAAGACGATGCGAGATATATTATGCCTAGACAACATGCCGCGACATATGCATGACGTGCTAACAGTTCCATCTAAAGTCTATTTCCAAACTTACTTCGTGCCGTCCATTTCTGTGCACCATGAAATACGTGAAATGTATTTAAACTTTAAAGTGGATAAATGCCCCCTTCCTGTATTGATGAATGTCACTAAACGTAATGGATTGTATGAAGGCATAGTTGTCCAGATTAAAGTACGGGATGAATATGAAAATCAGTTATTAAAATCAAAAAGAGAAGCAGAAAAAATTCAACAACAGACGGATGAAGCGTACAATAAATTACTTGGATTGCTTGAGGAAGTAGAGTCCAAGCAACAGCAACTTCTCGAATTGAATGGAGAACTTCAAGAACTAGCTACACGAGACGAATTAACAGGACTCTATAATCGTCGTGTATTTCGAAGAAGTCTAGACGCTGCGATCGAGCGTGCTGAACTCTATACGATACGTTCGTTCTCTTTATTGTTGTTTGATATCGACCATTTCAAAACTGTCAATGATACATATGGTCATCAGGTCGGAGATGATGTACTGAGGGAATTAGCACGCAAGTTGGAGCACAAAGTTTATTTTCCCGACATAGTAGCTCGAATTGGCGGCGAAGAATTTGCAATATTATTTGATGATCCTGATCACCAAAAGAACTGTGAAAGAGCGGAAGAGCTTCGAGGCTATATCGAGAACTCCGAATTGAGTAGCATATCGATAACCGTCAGTATGGGAATTACGAGTTTCCAAAAAGGCGACCAATCAAAGTATATTTACGGCAGAGCTGATGATGCACAGTATACTTCTAAACGTAATGGTCGAAATCGATTAACACTCATATGA